From the Pseudarthrobacter sp. MM222 genome, one window contains:
- the purU gene encoding formyltetrahydrofolate deformylase: MDTPKSSAEYVLTLDCPETRGLVHAVSGFLLEQGCDILESKQFDSQDDAHFFMRLHFAAAGDSTGGPAGVESLREAFVPVADKFGMQWQLREHAAKRRVLIMVSKFEHCLNDLLFRARIGELPIEIVGVVSNHPDHRGIVEWHGIPFFHVPVTADTKPAAEATLVDLVDRLDVELVILARYMQVLSDDLTRRMDGRAINIHHSFLPSFKGAKPYHQAHARGVKTVGATAHYVNAELDEGPIISQQVVEVDHTFGADDLVAAGRDTERKALSNAVRWHCEGRVFLQGNRTVVLR; this comes from the coding sequence GTGGATACTCCGAAAAGCAGCGCTGAATATGTCCTAACCCTCGATTGCCCGGAGACTCGGGGACTCGTCCACGCCGTGTCCGGGTTCCTGCTCGAACAGGGTTGCGACATCTTGGAAAGCAAGCAGTTTGACTCGCAGGACGACGCCCACTTCTTTATGCGCCTCCACTTTGCGGCGGCCGGAGACTCGACCGGCGGACCGGCCGGCGTTGAGTCGCTCCGTGAAGCCTTCGTGCCGGTCGCCGATAAATTCGGCATGCAGTGGCAACTGCGCGAACACGCGGCGAAACGCCGGGTCCTGATCATGGTCTCCAAATTTGAGCACTGCCTCAACGACCTGCTGTTCCGCGCCCGCATCGGCGAACTTCCCATCGAGATAGTCGGGGTCGTCTCGAACCATCCGGACCACCGCGGGATCGTGGAATGGCACGGCATCCCCTTCTTCCATGTGCCCGTCACAGCGGACACCAAACCCGCAGCCGAAGCGACCCTCGTGGACCTGGTGGACCGGCTCGATGTCGAGCTCGTCATCCTGGCCCGTTACATGCAGGTCCTCAGCGACGACCTGACCCGCCGGATGGACGGCCGCGCCATCAACATCCACCACTCCTTCCTGCCCAGCTTCAAGGGCGCCAAGCCGTACCACCAGGCGCACGCCCGCGGCGTCAAGACCGTCGGCGCCACCGCCCACTACGTCAACGCAGAGCTCGATGAGGGCCCGATCATTTCCCAGCAGGTGGTGGAGGTGGACCACACCTTCGGTGCCGACGATCTTGTGGCCGCCGGAAGGGATACTGAGCGGAAAGCCCTGTCCAACGCCGTCCGCTGGCACTGCGAGGGACGCGTATTCCTGCAGGGCAACAGGACGGTCGTACTGCGCTAG
- a CDS encoding carbohydrate kinase family protein encodes MPTVQHTDNDPKPGVDVLVVGEALVDIVVSPRGTVEHPGGSPANVAYGLGRLGADTALLTSIGDDHYAAAIEKHLRSAGVKLLPGSKVPGGTATATAVLASDGSAHYDFDIRWDLPRIAPATLPKVLHTGSIATFLAPGAAVVRELLEQSHKRCVVTYDPNIRPALLGSQFEAKTIFEELIPFTEVVKLSDEDALWLYPRLSLDDVSKRILELGAGLVAVTMGAEGSLLTTGGTRVAVPSVKSAVVDTIGAGDSYMSALIYGLLMRGADGLAPSVLESLGRMASKAAAITVRRPGAHPPTSEELRAELPEYQPVAQ; translated from the coding sequence ATGCCAACAGTCCAGCACACCGACAATGATCCCAAACCGGGCGTGGATGTCCTTGTAGTCGGTGAAGCCCTTGTGGACATAGTTGTCTCGCCCCGAGGCACTGTGGAGCACCCCGGTGGATCACCCGCAAACGTTGCCTACGGACTCGGACGGCTGGGTGCGGACACCGCATTGTTGACCTCGATCGGCGACGACCACTATGCCGCCGCTATCGAGAAGCACCTTCGGAGCGCCGGTGTTAAGCTCTTGCCCGGTTCCAAGGTCCCTGGCGGGACTGCTACGGCGACTGCGGTTCTGGCTTCCGATGGTTCGGCACATTATGACTTCGACATCCGATGGGACCTCCCGCGGATCGCTCCGGCAACCCTTCCCAAAGTCCTGCACACCGGCTCGATAGCTACCTTCCTGGCGCCGGGAGCGGCAGTCGTAAGAGAGCTTCTCGAGCAATCACATAAGCGCTGTGTGGTCACCTACGATCCCAACATCCGGCCTGCACTGCTCGGCAGCCAATTTGAGGCGAAAACCATCTTCGAGGAACTCATCCCGTTCACGGAGGTTGTTAAACTCAGCGACGAGGACGCACTGTGGCTCTATCCGCGGCTGTCTCTGGACGACGTCTCAAAACGAATCCTTGAACTGGGGGCCGGACTCGTCGCCGTCACCATGGGAGCGGAGGGATCCCTGCTCACAACGGGAGGCACACGGGTAGCCGTTCCCTCGGTTAAGTCTGCCGTGGTCGACACCATTGGGGCCGGCGACTCGTACATGTCCGCCCTGATCTACGGACTCCTCATGCGCGGAGCGGATGGGCTGGCACCGTCGGTGCTGGAGTCGCTGGGCCGCATGGCATCCAAAGCAGCGGCCATCACAGTTCGCCGCCCAGGAGCTCACCCGCCAACGTCAGAGGAACTGCGAGCGGAGCTCCCGGAGTATCAACCAGTGGCCCAGTGA
- a CDS encoding NosD domain-containing protein — translation MHSNNCYDVTTWPVGNPFKDVGEVINSIIADIKDRQTVTDANNGGKPGAVIYIPPGDYHLRTQVVIDISFLKIHGSGHGFTSSSIRFNVPEDQWPDLHELWPGGSRILVDIPVDGHGEESQGAAFYVERSGSPRISSVEFSNFCIDGLHFNSDGSDMHPENTYVNSKTGIYVANANDSFRVSGMGFVYLENALTIYNADALSIHDNFIAECGSCIELRGWGQASKITDNLVGAGFKGHSIYAQNHGGLLITANNVFPRGASSVHLDGVTRSSVTNNRLHSFYPGMLILAANSSENLVATNHFLRDHEPWTPFLGVDNGLDDLNGLLCISGSNNSVIGNHFSQIIDSQSIRPAGATPVIIRLMAGVGNFVSTNHVVAMDVHAKSSDSCFSAQVDALLTTEAADGLAVTAVMVDSDSARNTILDSGSDAQVLADRAVNALRATPTVGF, via the coding sequence ATGCATAGCAACAACTGCTACGACGTGACGACGTGGCCCGTCGGCAATCCGTTCAAGGACGTCGGTGAAGTAATCAACAGCATCATCGCTGACATCAAGGACCGGCAGACCGTCACCGATGCGAACAACGGAGGAAAGCCAGGCGCGGTGATCTACATTCCGCCCGGGGACTACCACCTTCGGACGCAGGTGGTGATCGACATCAGCTTCCTCAAGATCCATGGCTCGGGACATGGCTTTACGTCCTCGAGCATCCGGTTCAACGTTCCCGAAGACCAATGGCCCGATTTGCATGAGCTGTGGCCCGGAGGGAGTCGCATTCTGGTCGACATTCCCGTCGACGGTCACGGTGAGGAATCCCAAGGAGCTGCCTTCTACGTTGAGCGAAGCGGGAGCCCGCGGATCAGCTCGGTTGAGTTCTCCAACTTCTGCATCGACGGCTTGCACTTCAACTCGGATGGCTCGGATATGCATCCGGAGAACACCTACGTCAACAGCAAGACCGGTATCTACGTCGCGAACGCCAATGACTCATTCCGCGTATCAGGCATGGGGTTCGTCTACCTTGAGAACGCCCTCACTATCTACAACGCGGACGCGCTTTCCATTCACGACAACTTCATCGCTGAATGCGGAAGCTGCATCGAGCTGCGCGGGTGGGGACAGGCATCCAAGATCACCGACAACCTGGTCGGAGCAGGCTTCAAGGGTCACTCGATCTACGCCCAGAACCATGGCGGGCTCCTGATAACCGCGAACAACGTATTCCCCCGTGGTGCGAGCAGCGTCCATCTCGACGGCGTCACCCGTTCAAGCGTCACCAACAACCGTCTGCATTCGTTCTACCCCGGGATGCTGATTCTCGCGGCCAATAGTTCGGAAAACCTCGTGGCCACGAATCACTTCCTGCGTGACCACGAGCCCTGGACGCCCTTCCTGGGAGTCGACAACGGGCTGGACGACCTCAACGGACTTCTCTGTATCAGCGGCAGCAATAACTCTGTCATCGGCAACCACTTCTCCCAGATCATCGACTCACAGAGCATCCGGCCCGCAGGTGCGACGCCTGTCATCATCCGGCTGATGGCGGGGGTTGGCAACTTCGTCTCCACCAACCACGTGGTGGCGATGGACGTTCACGCCAAGTCAAGTGACTCCTGCTTCTCGGCCCAGGTGGACGCTCTGTTGACGACCGAGGCTGCGGACGGCCTCGCCGTTACGGCCGTTATGGTCGATTCCGATTCAGCCCGGAATACCATCCTTGATTCCGGAAGTGACGCCCAAGTTCTCGCAGACAGGGCTGTTAACGCATTGAGGGCCACACCCACGGTCGGTTTCTAG